One genomic segment of Desulforegula conservatrix Mb1Pa includes these proteins:
- a CDS encoding exodeoxyribonuclease VII small subunit, whose protein sequence is MTKKNFEQSMKDLEKIVEELESGEIPLEKALKKFEDGIKLSNFCAKTLDETEAKITMLIRTPEGEITEEPFTGAEDES, encoded by the coding sequence ATGACCAAAAAGAATTTTGAGCAATCCATGAAGGATCTGGAAAAAATAGTTGAAGAACTTGAAAGCGGAGAGATCCCGCTCGAAAAAGCCCTGAAAAAATTTGAAGACGGGATAAAGCTTTCGAACTTCTGTGCAAAGACACTCGACGAGACAGAAGCAAAAATCACAATGCTGATCCGAACACCTGAAGGTGAAATAACAGAAGAGCCTTTTACTGGTGCTGAAGATGAATCCTGA
- a CDS encoding polyprenyl synthetase family protein, which yields MFDLKKYLEEKRVLIESRLEECLDSHDGRRITAAMHHSLMAGGKRLRPVLCLAAMETLGCEPLKGTGVACALEMIHTYSLIHDDLPAMDNDDLRRGIPTCHKAFDEATAILAGDALLTSSFEILADSLKGIPEALEIISLVARAAGHRGMIEGQMKDIMSEGKKITKEELEQLHMSKTGALIEASVLSGAMIAGADKKALDGLGKYSKLIGLAFQVADDILNIEGDPALMGKAKGSDEELEKATFPSLIGLKESKIYAEELIDSAINALSVFDQKAEPLRAIARYIIERKR from the coding sequence ATGTTTGATCTTAAAAAATACCTCGAAGAAAAACGGGTCTTAATTGAATCAAGGCTTGAAGAATGCCTTGACAGCCATGATGGCAGGAGAATAACCGCAGCAATGCATCATTCCCTCATGGCCGGAGGAAAAAGGCTCAGGCCTGTGCTATGCCTCGCTGCTATGGAGACCTTGGGATGTGAGCCGTTAAAAGGAACAGGCGTTGCCTGCGCCCTTGAAATGATACATACCTATTCCCTTATTCATGATGATCTTCCTGCCATGGACAATGATGATCTGAGACGGGGAATCCCAACCTGCCACAAGGCTTTTGACGAAGCCACAGCAATTCTCGCCGGAGACGCGCTTCTTACCTCGTCTTTTGAAATACTGGCTGACAGTCTAAAGGGTATACCAGAAGCCCTCGAAATCATAAGTCTTGTTGCAAGGGCTGCTGGCCACAGGGGAATGATAGAAGGCCAGATGAAAGACATAATGTCCGAAGGCAAAAAAATAACCAAAGAAGAGCTTGAACAGCTCCACATGAGCAAGACAGGAGCACTCATAGAAGCTTCTGTGCTGTCAGGAGCTATGATTGCCGGAGCGGATAAAAAGGCCCTTGATGGACTCGGAAAATATTCGAAACTCATAGGGCTTGCATTCCAGGTGGCTGATGACATATTGAATATTGAAGGCGATCCGGCCTTGATGGGCAAGGCCAAAGGAAGTGACGAAGAGCTTGAAAAAGCGACCTTCCCTTCCCTGATCGGACTTAAAGAGTCAAAAATATACGCTGAAGAGCTCATTGACTCAGCAATCAATGCTCTTTCAGTTTTTGACCAAAAGGCTGAGCCTCTGAGGGCCATAGCCAGATATATAATTGAACGTAAGAGATGA